In Leptotrichia sp. oral taxon 221, the DNA window TCCCAATTCTTCTAATCTATCCGATAATTTGTCACTTGCTGGTTCTCCTTGACGTCCTGCCGAATATTTCACATCCCCAATTATATACTGCCCTTTCAAAAAAGTTCCAGTACACAAAATAACCGCTTTTGCTCCGTATTTTACTCCTAAATTATCTTCTATCCCTTTTATCTCACCATTTTCCACGATTAAATCGCTCACAATTCCTTGAACAATTTCTAAATTTTCTTGATGCTCAACGATTTCTCTCATTTTAATTCTATACCAATATTTATCAGCCTGTGCCCTAGTTATTCTCGACGCCAGACCTTTCGTATGATTCAAATTCTTCAATTGCAAGTTATATCTGTCAATATGCCTAGCCATTTCTCCGCCTAACATTCCCAATTCTGAAACCAAATGGCTTTTCCCTGGTCCTCCAACTGAAGGATTACAAGACATCATTGCAATACTATCTAAATATATCGTAAACAACGCTGTTTTCAAGCCTTGACGAGCTGAAGCTAAAGCTGCCTCTACTCCTGCATGTCCTCCTCCAACTACTATCACATCATAATTTTTCATTTTTTCTATTTTTCCTCACTTTCTTTGAGAATCCTCTTATTTTTTCAACATTCTTCTAAACGGTCTCGTGCTATCTTTTATAAACACTCTAAATTTATGTTTCTTAATAAAATGATACAATTTTTTAAAAACTTCCTCTTCTGTGTATCTCGTACAAAATTCCGAATACGCCTTTGAAAATTTCCTTGCAAAAACTTCTTCTTCCATCATTTTAGAAACATTTTCCATTCGTGTCGTCAAACTTAATTTCGTATTAAAACTCATTCTATTCAAATCTACCAAATAAAACTCATATTTATCTCCATCTTTTTTTATCAAGACATTCCCTGGCGAATAATCATCAAATTTTACACCACTTTCATGCAATTTTACTGTGAATTTTGCAAATTGCCTAATCACTTCATCTCTATAAGGCATCTGTTTTTCCATTTCCTCGTCTGAAAGTCCAAAATCATTCCACAAAACTTCCCGACAAGTAAAATCATATTTCAATTCTTCGCTCAAATAAAAACTTCTTTTATCTTCACCAAAATCATCAAAATACGCAATCGGTTCTGGTGTCTGTATCCCTAATTCAAGCAATTTATTCCCATACTCATAGGATCTTCTAGCCTTAGAACCTTTCCCATATTTATAAATCAATTGCGAAAAAAATCCTTTTTTCTTAAATTTTTTTACATTTACTTCTTTTTCTTCGCCATTATTCTTAATCTTTATCCTCTTTATCTCATTTCTTCCTGGCTCGACAACATAACTTCCCAATTTATCAAAATTTTTCAACATTTCAATCAAAACATTTTTATCATAATTTTTATTTATTTCGTAATTTTTATTTTTTTTCATTTAACTCCTTCGCTTTCCTTCAAAAAGCACATCTGCTATACTCGTTTCTTCATCTTGTTCTAACTGTAAATTATTTTCTTTCTCTTTTTCCATCGTTTCTTTTTTTCTTTTTTCTTCCATCTTTTTCAAACGACCATACTTTCTCTTCAAAGACATTATTCTATTTCTAGTAGCCTTTATTTTTTCAACATCATCTGTGTAGTTACTCGCTTTATAAATATAGTCCAATGCCTCATCATATTTATGTTGCAATTCCATAACATACGCATAATTAAAGTACCCTCTTGGATTTTCTGGAGACAACATAATCAATTTTTCGCAAACTCTTTCAGCTCTTTTAAAGTCCTTTATTTCCAATGAAAAACGACCTTCTATATCCAAATATTTTTTTCTTCCATCACTTGAATTTTTATAATTTACTATTAATAATTCAATTTCATCGTATCTCTTTTCAGATATTAGCAAACTATAAAAATTTTCAAAAATATAATCTGGAGTATCTTCATAATTTATCGAGATATTGTAATAATGAATTGCTTCATCTATTTTTCCAGCTCTTGCCATTACATCTCCCATTCGCATGTAAAGATAATACTCCTCAACATTGTTGCCTTCTGCTTTTACCCTATCTTCATATATTTCTAAAGCTCCTTTATAATCTCCCATTTCAGCCAAGTACTCAGCTTTTGCCATATATCCTTCTGACTTTTCTGGCTCAAGTTTTATCGCTTCATCAATTGTTTCCAACGCCTTTTTCCAAAAATTTAATTCAGTATAACAAATTCCCAAATTTAACAAAACATGATAATTTTTCTCTATTTCAAGAAATTCTTTATAATAAAAACTTGCTTTTTTATTTTTTCCAATTGATTGATACAAAAGACCCATAGAAAATATAACGTCTAGATTTTTATCGAATTTTTCGTAGGCTTCCTCACAATATTCCATTGCCAGCTCATAATTTTCCATTCTTAAATAAATTCTTATCAACATTAAAAATGCTTCTAAATTATATCTATCTATCTCTAAAATCGTTTCTAAATAAATCACTGCATCCTTTATTTTTTCATCTTGAACCGCTTTCCAAGCCTCTTCCAATAACTCTTCTACATTCATTATAATTTTACCTTTCTTGTATTTATTTATCCCTTTTTCAACACTTTTCACATATCTTACATTATACAAAAAAATATATTATAAGTCTATTTTTATTTATTTCCCAAAATCTTTTCTCTTAAAACTTAATTCTTTATTCAAACGCTTCAAAACTTTTTTTTGCTCAATAGCCAAAACATCTTTATCATCTGAACCAATTTTGTAATAAACATAATTTTTTATAAAATCTGAAATTGCCTTTCTTGCCTCTAATTTTATCTCATATTTATAATCTTCACTACACTTTATCTCCTCATCCTTCTCCAAACAAAAATAAAGCATATCCTCATACACTTCCTGTGCCAACTTGTCCCTAACCCTATAATACGTCGAAGCATCTAGATTTGTAATCTTTATAGCCCTTTTTTCACTAACAAATGGCTCCCGTTGTATCAATCTTACCATTTTTCGAAATTTATCTTCCTCTTTTTTCCCATAACATTCGTAACATATTCTTTCATTCTTATAAGGCAAAAATATTTTTCCACATTCTTCACATTGCTGATACCCATTTGCCAACAAATATTTATCTTTTTTTCTTCGATTTATGGCAATTTCTTCCAACTTCTGAGCATACTCCACATATTTCATTTTACCAAGACTCTCATAAATCTCTTCCAATTCCTCGTCAGTCAAACTAATATCTTCCCATCTAACCTTTTCCATCTTTTTCAAATTCTCTTCAAAATCTTTTTTCTTAAATCTTTTCGGAATCTGATTAACTGGAACATCTCCTCTTATTTCATCATTTTCAATTAACTCATCTAACAATCCTCTATGAATCTTGTAATTTAGCTTTCTCAAATCAATGCTCTCAATCGCTTCCATCCCCAAAAATTTATTCGTCTTTTCTTTTATAACATTCAAATACGTGCTCATCATATGATAAAGTGTCGTATCATTCGTATTTATCTGCAAAACTTTTTTAAATAAATTTTTCGGATTAGATTTTTCTGCAAGAGGTTTTCCCACAATTTTTTCCCAATTTTTCTTAATTTTCCACAATAAATATTTTTCATTCCTAAATATAAACGATTTCGCTTCATACGAATTTTTAACCAAACTTTTTAAATTTTGTACTTTTTTTGATTGCTCACTCATCCAAAATCACATCCCCTCCATCTACAATTATTTTTTTCCCTGAAATTTTCAAATCTTCAGTTGAAGTCATAAAACACTGTATTTTCTTATTACGAAAGTACTCCAAAATACTATTTTTCCTAATCTCATCAAAATACGATGCAATATCATCCATCAAAAAAATCGGATATTCATTTTTTTCCTTCAATAAAATATCAATCTCTGACACCTTCAATGAGAAAATTATTGATTTCTTTTCCCCTTGTGACGAAAACGATTTTGCATTTTTCCCATTTAATTCAAATACAAAATCATCTTTTTGTGGACCAATCAAACTATATCCTTGTAGTTTCTCTCTTTCCACCTTCCTTTTACACAATCTTTCAAATATTTCCGTCAATTCTTCCTTCGTCTTTTTTTCAACCTCTCCCAAAAAACAATCATACTTCAATTTTAATTCTGATTTTTCATCAAATAATTTTCGATAATTCAAATTTAACAAAATTGACAATTTTTTTATAAATTCTCGTCTGTGGATAATTATTTTTACCCCTTCTTCTATAAATCTTTCATTATAAATTTTATAAATTTCTTCTCCTGTCTCTTTCGCCTTTATCATTTTATTCCGTATTCTCAATATTTTCTCAAAATTAACAATCGCTTCCAAATAATCTCTTCTCGCCTGTGAAATTTCATAATTAAAAAATCCTCTCCGAACCCCTGGATTTCCCATAATTATCTCAATATCCTCAGGAATAAACGAAATTATATTTAATTTTCCCACATATTCAATATATTTATCTTTATTTCTATTGATATAAAACGTCTTTTTGTCCTCATTCAAATCAATCGCCAATGAATTTTCATCTCCGTTTTTGTCAATATATTTTCCAAATACAATAATTCTATTCGTATTATATTTCAACATTTCCTTTATCTTTTTCGTCCTAAAACTTTTCCCCGTAGCCAAAAAATGAACAGCTTCAATCAACGATGTTTTCCCCTGTCCATTCTTTCCGTATATTAAATTAAAATACCTATCCAGCTCAATTCTCTTGTCATTCAAACAACGAAAATTATTAAAATTTATCTGACTCAAATACATTTTTTCCTCTTTTTATAGTTAAAATTTTTTTTCTTTCAACAATATTTTTAAAACTGCCTATTTTTGCACCTTAACCGTGATTTTTTCACCATTAAATTCAACAATATCTCCCTCATGGATTTTTTTTCCACGTCTCAATTCAACTTCTCCGTTAACCTTCACATCTCCATTCAATATAAACATTTTTGCTTCCGAACCACTTCCTGTCAAATTTGTCCACTTCAACAATTGATCCAATTTTATAAAATCTGTTTTAATCTCCACTATTTCTACGTTTTCAGCTATTTTTTTATCCATTTTTCTCTCCAATCTCTTATTTCAATTATATATTTTATTAATGTTTAATTTTTTAAAATTTCCACTGTGGAAAACTCTAATTAAAAGTTTTCCACATCTTTTCCACAATTCTCCTCAAATCCTTTATTTATCTAGCTTCTAATTTCCACATCTTTTCCACATTCATATGTGGATAACTTTTTAACTAATGTGGATAACTTGAGTTTCCCACATTAAAAATTAAATTTTATAAATTTTTTATTAATATATATTTAACTATTTTTAACAATCCACATTTTGTGGAAAACTTATGTGGATAACTATGTGGAAAACTATTCAAAATATATTTTTTCCACATTTATATTTTACTAAATTTCATTTTTATTAATATTTATCATATTTTCAAGGATTGTTAGTTCATATATCAAATGTGGAAAACTTTCCACATTTTGTGGATAACTTTTTAAAGTTTTCCACAATCAATTTTGTTTTCTTATATTTTTAATTTTAAATTAATGATATTTTTATCATTTTTTTATGATTTTTTTTTCCACATTCTCTTCATAGAAAATGTGGAAAACTTCTTTTAAATCCCTCATACTTTTCCACAAAGTTTTCCACATCTTTTCCACATTATTGTTAATAACTTTATCTATCTGAATATCTTTCGTCTTAATGTCTCTATTTCTTTTCTGAAAGCCATGTCTTCATTGACTTTTGCCTCAATTTTTCTTATGCTGCTAATCACTGTACTATGATCTTTCCCACCAAGTAATC includes these proteins:
- a CDS encoding DNA replication/repair protein RecF gives rise to the protein MYLSQINFNNFRCLNDKRIELDRYFNLIYGKNGQGKTSLIEAVHFLATGKSFRTKKIKEMLKYNTNRIIVFGKYIDKNGDENSLAIDLNEDKKTFYINRNKDKYIEYVGKLNIISFIPEDIEIIMGNPGVRRGFFNYEISQARRDYLEAIVNFEKILRIRNKMIKAKETGEEIYKIYNERFIEEGVKIIIHRREFIKKLSILLNLNYRKLFDEKSELKLKYDCFLGEVEKKTKEELTEIFERLCKRKVEREKLQGYSLIGPQKDDFVFELNGKNAKSFSSQGEKKSIIFSLKVSEIDILLKEKNEYPIFLMDDIASYFDEIRKNSILEYFRNKKIQCFMTSTEDLKISGKKIIVDGGDVILDE
- a CDS encoding lipopolysaccharide assembly protein LapB produces the protein MNVEELLEEAWKAVQDEKIKDAVIYLETILEIDRYNLEAFLMLIRIYLRMENYELAMEYCEEAYEKFDKNLDVIFSMGLLYQSIGKNKKASFYYKEFLEIEKNYHVLLNLGICYTELNFWKKALETIDEAIKLEPEKSEGYMAKAEYLAEMGDYKGALEIYEDRVKAEGNNVEEYYLYMRMGDVMARAGKIDEAIHYYNISINYEDTPDYIFENFYSLLISEKRYDEIELLIVNYKNSSDGRKKYLDIEGRFSLEIKDFKRAERVCEKLIMLSPENPRGYFNYAYVMELQHKYDEALDYIYKASNYTDDVEKIKATRNRIMSLKRKYGRLKKMEEKRKKETMEKEKENNLQLEQDEETSIADVLFEGKRRS
- the yaaA gene encoding S4 domain-containing protein YaaA, with the protein product MDKKIAENVEIVEIKTDFIKLDQLLKWTNLTGSGSEAKMFILNGDVKVNGEVELRRGKKIHEGDIVEFNGEKITVKVQK
- a CDS encoding lipopolysaccharide kinase InaA family protein; this translates as MKKNKNYEINKNYDKNVLIEMLKNFDKLGSYVVEPGRNEIKRIKIKNNGEEKEVNVKKFKKKGFFSQLIYKYGKGSKARRSYEYGNKLLELGIQTPEPIAYFDDFGEDKRSFYLSEELKYDFTCREVLWNDFGLSDEEMEKQMPYRDEVIRQFAKFTVKLHESGVKFDDYSPGNVLIKKDGDKYEFYLVDLNRMSFNTKLSLTTRMENVSKMMEEEVFARKFSKAYSEFCTRYTEEEVFKKLYHFIKKHKFRVFIKDSTRPFRRMLKK
- a CDS encoding DciA family protein; translated protein: MSEQSKKVQNLKSLVKNSYEAKSFIFRNEKYLLWKIKKNWEKIVGKPLAEKSNPKNLFKKVLQINTNDTTLYHMMSTYLNVIKEKTNKFLGMEAIESIDLRKLNYKIHRGLLDELIENDEIRGDVPVNQIPKRFKKKDFEENLKKMEKVRWEDISLTDEELEEIYESLGKMKYVEYAQKLEEIAINRRKKDKYLLANGYQQCEECGKIFLPYKNERICYECYGKKEEDKFRKMVRLIQREPFVSEKRAIKITNLDASTYYRVRDKLAQEVYEDMLYFCLEKDEEIKCSEDYKYEIKLEARKAISDFIKNYVYYKIGSDDKDVLAIEQKKVLKRLNKELSFKRKDFGK